Proteins encoded by one window of Modestobacter marinus:
- a CDS encoding DUF58 domain-containing protein yields MLLRRLELTVRRRLDGLLQGDHLGLVPGSGSEPGDSRTYHPGDDVRRMDWPVTARTQVPHVRETIADRELETWVVLDLSASLDFGTAACEKRDLAIAGLAAVSHLTVRGGNRLGAVVTTGERVDRYPASPGRLAADRLLRSVVDTPRAGAGRRGDLAAALESLRRPPRRRGLVVVISDFLGSDAQGTADWERPLRGLSARHDLLAIEVVDPRELELADVGLLTVVDPETGQTLEVPTGNAEVRRRFAEGAAAQRREIAAALRRAGAGHLRLQTDRDWLADVVRYVADRRRAGSGGASR; encoded by the coding sequence GTGCTGCTTCGCCGCCTGGAGCTCACGGTCCGGCGGCGGCTGGACGGCCTGCTGCAGGGCGACCACCTGGGGCTCGTCCCCGGCTCGGGCAGCGAGCCCGGCGACTCGCGGACCTACCACCCCGGGGACGACGTCCGCCGGATGGACTGGCCGGTGACCGCGCGCACCCAGGTGCCGCACGTCCGGGAGACCATCGCCGACCGGGAGCTGGAGACCTGGGTGGTGCTCGACCTCTCCGCCAGCCTGGACTTCGGCACCGCCGCGTGCGAGAAGCGGGACCTGGCGATCGCCGGGCTGGCCGCGGTCAGCCACCTGACCGTGCGCGGCGGGAACCGGCTGGGCGCCGTGGTCACCACCGGCGAGCGGGTCGACCGCTACCCGGCGAGCCCCGGACGGCTGGCCGCCGACCGGCTGCTCCGGTCCGTCGTGGACACCCCGCGGGCCGGCGCCGGCCGGCGCGGTGACCTCGCTGCCGCGCTGGAGTCGTTGCGCCGGCCGCCGCGGCGCCGCGGGCTGGTCGTGGTGATCTCGGACTTCCTCGGTTCGGACGCGCAGGGCACCGCCGACTGGGAGCGCCCACTGCGGGGGCTGTCGGCGCGGCACGACCTGCTCGCCATCGAGGTGGTCGACCCGCGTGAGCTGGAGCTGGCCGACGTCGGGCTGCTGACCGTCGTCGACCCGGAGACCGGCCAGACGCTCGAGGTGCCGACCGGCAACGCGGAGGTCCGCCGCCGGTTCGCCGAGGGCGCGGCCGCCCAGCGGCGGGAGATCGCCGCCGCCCTGCGCCGGGCCGGCGCCGGGCACCTGAGACTGCAGACCGACCGCGACTGGCTGGCCGACGTCGTCCGCTACGTCGCCGACCGCCGGCGCGCCGGCAGCGGAGGGGCCTCCCGATGA
- a CDS encoding quinone oxidoreductase family protein produces MRAVQITRFGGPEVMDVVDLPDPVPTEGQTLFDISSAGVNFADTHQTEDSYLAKQELPLIPGAEFVGTPAGGGQRVVGLLPGGGYAEKVAAHSRLTWPVPDGVTDEQALAVVLQGATAWHLLRTSAHLAEGESVVVIAGAGGVGTLAIQLAKRWGAGRVIATASSPEKRALAEELGADATVDPALADDDPKAFAAALREANGGKRVDIVLEMTGGNVFDGSLSALAPFGRLVAYGMAGREAPATVAVPALMGTSRAVIGFWLAHCMTRPEMMDAAMTDLLSMVADGTLTPVAGGRYPLTAVREAHQDLLARRTTGKLVLDPTR; encoded by the coding sequence ATGCGTGCTGTGCAGATCACCCGCTTCGGCGGCCCCGAGGTCATGGACGTCGTCGACCTGCCCGACCCGGTGCCCACTGAGGGCCAGACCCTCTTCGACATCTCCTCCGCCGGCGTCAACTTCGCCGACACCCACCAGACCGAGGACAGCTACCTGGCCAAGCAGGAGCTGCCGCTGATCCCGGGCGCGGAGTTCGTCGGCACCCCGGCCGGTGGCGGCCAGCGGGTCGTCGGCCTCCTGCCCGGCGGCGGGTACGCGGAGAAGGTCGCCGCGCACTCGCGGCTGACCTGGCCGGTGCCCGACGGCGTCACCGACGAGCAGGCGCTCGCCGTCGTCCTGCAGGGCGCCACCGCCTGGCACCTGCTGCGCACCTCCGCCCACCTGGCCGAGGGCGAGTCCGTCGTCGTCATCGCCGGCGCCGGCGGGGTCGGCACCCTGGCGATCCAGCTGGCCAAGCGCTGGGGCGCCGGCCGGGTGATCGCCACCGCCTCCAGCCCGGAGAAGCGGGCGCTGGCCGAGGAGCTGGGCGCCGACGCCACCGTCGACCCGGCGCTGGCGGACGACGACCCGAAGGCCTTCGCCGCCGCCCTCCGCGAGGCCAACGGCGGGAAGCGGGTCGACATCGTGCTGGAGATGACCGGCGGCAACGTGTTCGACGGGTCGCTGTCGGCGCTGGCGCCCTTCGGCCGGCTGGTCGCCTACGGCATGGCCGGGCGCGAGGCCCCCGCCACGGTCGCCGTCCCCGCGCTTATGGGCACCAGCCGGGCCGTCATCGGGTTCTGGCTGGCGCACTGCATGACCCGGCCGGAGATGATGGACGCCGCGATGACCGACCTGCTGTCGATGGTCGCCGACGGGACCCTGACGCCGGTCGCCGGCGGCCGGTACCCGCTGACCGCCGTCCGCGAGGCCCACCAGGACCTGCTCGCCCGCCGCACCACCGGCAAGCTCGTCCTCGACCCCACCCGCTAA
- a CDS encoding C40 family peptidase: MHAQVGTQVSTGRRAGARWVQRALAAGTVVAACLVVTPGTAAAAPSDSEISAAQRAREEAAARVGVITGQLAGAQAAVDEARIGSQIALQDYEERQGAYDEARAAAEAAQAAAGQAAADVAVGKGEVAAFARDSYMQGSTNPGARALMTSGGPAELVERAALLSAVGEHRVDVVTELTVLQEQATVAEQAAQQAVGAAETLKTEAAELLAAAQEQEVAAREQAVALATQQDQVEDELAQAQQTLFGLEAARQAAEERAAAQRAAAPAPAPAPAPAPSSSSGGSGSSSGGGSPAPAPAPAPAPAPAPVSRPAPAPVTAPRPAPAPAPVQDNAGAPSASAVQTAIAAAKTQQGLPYSWGGGGSRGPSYGIPPDTGIWGFDCSGLTEYAYAQAGIAIGGTSRAQWARFSDRTVGRDDLQAGDLVFWGSGSNYNSIYHVALYLGGNKVIQAPQSGDVVRISTMWFGSDYFGAVRPTA; the protein is encoded by the coding sequence GTGCACGCACAGGTCGGTACGCAGGTCAGCACAGGACGACGAGCGGGTGCCCGGTGGGTGCAGCGTGCGCTCGCCGCCGGCACCGTCGTCGCCGCGTGCCTGGTGGTCACCCCCGGCACGGCTGCGGCGGCACCCAGCGACAGCGAGATCTCCGCCGCGCAGCGGGCCCGCGAGGAGGCCGCCGCCCGGGTCGGGGTGATCACCGGTCAGCTCGCCGGCGCGCAGGCCGCCGTCGACGAGGCCCGCATCGGGTCGCAGATCGCGCTGCAGGACTACGAGGAGCGCCAGGGCGCCTACGACGAGGCGCGCGCCGCGGCCGAGGCGGCCCAGGCAGCTGCCGGCCAGGCCGCCGCCGACGTCGCGGTCGGCAAGGGCGAGGTCGCTGCCTTCGCCCGGGACAGCTACATGCAGGGCAGCACCAACCCGGGTGCCCGGGCGCTGATGACCTCCGGCGGCCCGGCCGAGCTGGTCGAGCGTGCGGCGCTGCTCTCCGCCGTGGGGGAGCACCGGGTCGACGTCGTCACCGAGCTCACCGTGCTGCAGGAGCAGGCGACCGTCGCCGAGCAGGCCGCCCAGCAGGCGGTCGGTGCGGCCGAGACGCTGAAGACCGAGGCCGCCGAGCTGCTGGCCGCCGCGCAGGAGCAGGAGGTCGCCGCCCGGGAGCAGGCCGTCGCGCTCGCCACCCAGCAGGACCAGGTGGAGGACGAGCTCGCGCAGGCGCAGCAGACGCTGTTCGGTCTGGAGGCCGCGCGCCAGGCGGCCGAGGAGCGTGCGGCCGCCCAGCGGGCAGCGGCCCCCGCCCCGGCCCCGGCGCCCGCGCCGGCGCCGTCGTCGTCCTCCGGTGGCTCCGGGTCCTCGTCCGGCGGCGGCAGCCCGGCCCCGGCACCCGCTCCGGCTCCCGCTCCGGCGCCCGCTCCGGTGTCCAGGCCCGCGCCCGCCCCGGTGACGGCTCCCCGGCCGGCCCCGGCCCCAGCTCCGGTGCAGGACAACGCCGGCGCGCCCTCCGCGTCGGCCGTGCAGACCGCGATCGCCGCCGCGAAGACCCAGCAGGGCCTGCCCTACTCCTGGGGTGGTGGTGGCAGCCGCGGCCCCAGCTACGGCATCCCGCCGGACACGGGCATCTGGGGCTTCGACTGCTCGGGGCTGACCGAGTACGCCTACGCCCAGGCCGGGATCGCCATCGGTGGCACCAGCCGGGCGCAGTGGGCCCGGTTCAGCGACCGGACGGTGGGCCGCGACGACCTGCAGGCCGGCGACCTGGTGTTCTGGGGGAGCGGCAGCAACTACAACTCGATCTACCACGTGGCGCTGTACCTGGGCGGCAACAAGGTCATCCAGGCTCCGCAGAGCGGGGACGTCGTCCGGATCAGCACGATGTGGTTCGGCAGCGACTACTTCGGTGCCGTGCGCCCCACCGCCTGA
- a CDS encoding AAA family ATPase translates to MERALFEIKRVIVGQDRLVERMLVGLLARGHVLLEGVPGVAKTLAVETLATVVGGRFSRLQFTPDLVPADIIGTRIYKSGQDTFATELGPVFANFLLADEINRAPAKVQSALLEVMAERQVSIGGVTHPLPDPFLVLATQNPIENEGVYPLPEAQRDRFLLKVLVDYPSPEEEREIIYRMGSTPPEAQPVLGPEDVRRLQRTASEVFVHHALVDYVVRLVVATRAPQEHGMPDVASWVSYGASPRASLGLIASSRALALIRGRDYVLPQDVLDVTGDVLRHRLVLSYDALADGVPADHIVKRVVQTVPLPQVTPRQRAAGYGPGSPGGPSVPGFGGPSFGPPQGGPNGAPQGGGRPDGGFGPQPV, encoded by the coding sequence CTGGAGCGTGCGCTGTTCGAGATCAAGCGGGTCATCGTCGGTCAGGACCGGCTGGTGGAGCGGATGCTCGTGGGGCTGCTGGCCCGGGGCCACGTGCTGCTGGAGGGCGTGCCCGGCGTCGCGAAGACCCTCGCCGTGGAGACCCTGGCCACCGTCGTCGGCGGCAGGTTCTCCCGGCTGCAGTTCACCCCGGACCTGGTGCCGGCCGACATCATCGGCACCCGGATCTACAAGTCCGGTCAGGACACCTTCGCCACCGAGCTCGGGCCGGTGTTCGCCAACTTCCTGCTCGCCGACGAGATCAACCGGGCCCCGGCCAAGGTGCAGTCGGCGCTGCTGGAGGTGATGGCCGAGCGGCAGGTGTCCATCGGCGGCGTCACCCACCCGCTGCCCGACCCGTTCCTGGTGCTGGCCACCCAGAACCCGATCGAGAACGAGGGCGTCTACCCGCTCCCGGAGGCCCAGCGCGACCGCTTCCTGCTCAAGGTGCTCGTCGACTACCCGAGCCCGGAGGAGGAGCGCGAGATCATCTACCGGATGGGGTCGACCCCGCCGGAGGCGCAGCCGGTGCTGGGTCCCGAGGACGTGCGCCGGCTCCAGCGCACCGCGTCGGAGGTGTTCGTGCACCACGCGCTGGTCGACTACGTCGTCCGCCTGGTGGTGGCGACCCGGGCGCCGCAGGAGCACGGCATGCCCGACGTCGCCAGCTGGGTCTCCTACGGCGCCAGCCCGCGCGCCTCGCTGGGCCTGATCGCCTCCAGCCGGGCGCTGGCGCTGATCCGCGGGCGCGACTACGTGCTGCCCCAGGACGTGCTCGACGTGACCGGTGACGTGCTGCGGCACCGCCTGGTGCTCTCCTACGACGCGCTGGCCGACGGCGTGCCGGCCGACCACATCGTCAAGCGGGTGGTGCAGACCGTGCCGCTGCCGCAGGTCACCCCGCGGCAGCGCGCCGCCGGCTACGGGCCCGGTTCCCCCGGTGGCCCGTCCGTGCCCGGCTTCGGTGGCCCGTCGTTCGGCCCGCCGCAGGGCGGCCCGAACGGTGCTCCGCAGGGCGGCGGCCGTCCCGACGGCGGCTTCGGCCCGCAGCCGGTGTGA
- a CDS encoding nuclear transport factor 2 family protein: MTAPSDIQPDQLPATIRGYLAAHDAGDAETALRAFTPTAVVVDDGVTYRGTEEIRRFLAKAGTEYTYTSTLVAVDHTDDARWVATKHLEGDFPGGVVDLRYRFVLAGDSISELVIAP; the protein is encoded by the coding sequence ATGACCGCACCGAGCGACATCCAGCCCGACCAGCTCCCCGCGACCATCCGGGGTTACCTCGCGGCGCACGACGCCGGCGACGCGGAGACCGCGCTGCGCGCCTTCACGCCGACCGCCGTGGTGGTCGACGACGGCGTCACCTACCGCGGGACCGAGGAGATCCGGCGCTTCCTGGCCAAGGCCGGGACCGAGTACACGTACACCAGCACCCTCGTCGCCGTGGACCACACCGATGACGCGCGCTGGGTCGCCACGAAGCACCTCGAGGGGGACTTCCCCGGTGGCGTCGTCGACCTGCGCTACCGCTTCGTGCTGGCCGGCGACTCCATCTCCGAGCTCGTCATCGCGCCATGA
- a CDS encoding AMP-binding protein: MRVPLTTRDFLDRAELVYGDRLGVVDEPTQPAPSLGELTYREVARRARAVQAGLDQLGIAEGERVAVVSHNSARLLELLYAVPSSGRVLVPINFRLQPDEVRYIVDHCGASVLLVDPELEPMLSSVGARHRFTLGEEYDSGLLRPDAEPRPWAEPDEDATATINYTSGTTARPKGVQITHRNVWVNAVTFGMHMQVSDRDVYLHTLPMFHCNGWGLLYTAAGVGATQIALRKVDGAEILRRVDRHGVTLMAGAPAVWNAVLDAAADWDGPVPGRDRVRIIVAGAPPPSRTVARVEEELGWEFNQIYGLTETSPLLTINRPRAEYDGLDPQARAKALSRAGAPALGTRICTSESGEVLAQGNTVLAGYWENPQASADALDGGWFHTGDGGTVDEHGVLTISDRKKDVIITGGENVSSIEVEDAVFSHPAVAEVAVIGVPDDRWGELVTALVVLAEGATASEAEIIAHCRTTLAGFKAPKRVEFRDAIPRTATGKIQKFKLRESFWSDAERQVN; encoded by the coding sequence ATGCGCGTGCCCTTGACCACCCGTGACTTCCTCGACCGGGCGGAGCTGGTCTACGGCGACCGGCTCGGGGTCGTCGACGAGCCGACCCAGCCGGCGCCCTCGCTGGGGGAGCTGACCTACCGCGAGGTGGCCCGGCGGGCCCGGGCGGTGCAGGCCGGTCTCGACCAGCTGGGGATCGCCGAGGGGGAGCGGGTGGCGGTGGTCAGCCACAACTCCGCCCGGCTGCTGGAGCTGCTCTACGCCGTCCCCTCCTCCGGTCGGGTGCTGGTGCCGATCAACTTCCGGCTCCAGCCCGACGAGGTGCGCTACATCGTCGACCACTGCGGGGCCAGCGTGCTGCTGGTCGACCCGGAGCTGGAGCCGATGCTCTCCTCGGTGGGGGCACGGCACCGGTTCACCCTGGGCGAGGAGTACGACTCCGGGCTGCTCCGCCCCGACGCCGAGCCGCGGCCCTGGGCCGAGCCCGACGAGGACGCCACCGCCACGATCAACTACACCAGCGGGACGACGGCGCGGCCCAAGGGCGTGCAGATCACGCACCGCAACGTGTGGGTCAACGCGGTCACCTTCGGCATGCACATGCAGGTCAGCGACCGCGACGTCTACCTGCACACGCTGCCGATGTTCCACTGCAACGGCTGGGGGCTGCTCTACACCGCGGCCGGGGTCGGGGCCACGCAGATCGCCCTCCGCAAGGTCGACGGCGCCGAGATCCTCCGCCGCGTCGACCGGCACGGCGTGACGCTGATGGCCGGGGCACCGGCGGTCTGGAACGCCGTCCTGGACGCCGCCGCCGACTGGGACGGGCCGGTGCCCGGCCGCGACCGGGTGCGGATCATCGTCGCCGGGGCGCCACCGCCCTCGCGCACCGTCGCACGGGTCGAGGAGGAGCTGGGCTGGGAGTTCAACCAGATCTACGGCCTCACCGAGACCTCGCCGCTGCTGACGATCAACCGGCCGCGCGCCGAGTACGACGGGCTCGACCCGCAGGCCCGGGCGAAGGCGCTGTCCCGGGCCGGGGCACCGGCGCTGGGCACCCGGATCTGCACGAGCGAGTCCGGTGAGGTGCTCGCCCAGGGCAACACCGTGCTGGCCGGCTACTGGGAGAACCCGCAGGCCTCCGCCGACGCCCTGGACGGCGGGTGGTTCCACACCGGCGACGGCGGCACCGTCGACGAGCACGGCGTCCTGACCATCTCCGACCGGAAGAAGGACGTGATCATCACCGGCGGGGAGAACGTCTCCTCGATCGAGGTGGAGGACGCCGTCTTCAGCCACCCCGCCGTCGCCGAGGTCGCGGTGATCGGGGTGCCCGACGACCGGTGGGGGGAGCTGGTCACCGCGCTGGTCGTGCTCGCCGAGGGCGCCACCGCCTCCGAGGCGGAGATCATCGCGCACTGCCGGACGACGCTGGCCGGCTTCAAGGCGCCCAAGCGGGTGGAGTTCCGCGACGCCATCCCGCGCACCGCCACCGGCAAGATCCAGAAGTTCAAGCTGCGCGAGTCCTTCTGGTCCGACGCGGAACGCCAGGTCAACTGA
- a CDS encoding SIR2 family NAD-dependent protein deacylase, with protein MTVPDWLAAARRICVLTGAGISTDSGIPDYRGPNGVWTRDPDAEKLVTLSYYVADPEIRRRAWLMRRDTAPDARPNAGHAALVDLERQGRLRALLTQNVDGLHTDAGSTAVLELHGSVREVECLACAARTPMAEALARVDAGEADPACTDCGGILKSATISFGQALDADVIDAAAQAAADCDVLLAVGTSLGVHPAAGLVEVAAASGARVVIVNAEPTPYDGLADLVVREPIGTALPRLLAAAD; from the coding sequence GTGACCGTCCCCGACTGGCTCGCCGCGGCGCGCCGGATCTGCGTGCTCACCGGCGCCGGCATCTCCACCGACAGCGGCATCCCCGACTACCGCGGTCCCAACGGCGTCTGGACCCGCGACCCGGACGCGGAGAAGCTGGTCACCCTCTCGTACTACGTGGCCGACCCGGAGATCCGCCGCCGGGCCTGGCTGATGCGCCGGGACACCGCCCCGGACGCGCGGCCCAACGCCGGCCACGCCGCGCTGGTCGACCTGGAACGGCAGGGCCGGCTGCGGGCGCTGCTCACCCAGAACGTCGACGGGCTGCACACCGACGCGGGCAGCACCGCGGTGCTGGAGCTGCACGGTTCGGTCCGGGAGGTCGAGTGCCTGGCCTGCGCAGCGCGCACGCCGATGGCCGAGGCGCTGGCCCGGGTGGACGCCGGCGAGGCCGACCCGGCCTGCACCGACTGCGGCGGGATCCTGAAGTCGGCGACGATCAGCTTCGGCCAGGCGCTGGACGCCGACGTGATCGACGCCGCCGCGCAGGCCGCCGCCGACTGCGACGTCCTCCTGGCCGTCGGCACCTCCCTGGGGGTGCACCCGGCGGCCGGGCTGGTCGAGGTGGCCGCCGCCTCCGGTGCCCGGGTGGTCATCGTCAACGCGGAGCCGACCCCCTACGACGGGCTCGCCGACCTGGTCGTGCGGGAGCCGATCGGCACCGCCCTGCCCCGGTTGCTCGCCGCCGCGGACTGA
- a CDS encoding VWA domain-containing protein has protein sequence MTFQSPWWLAALLAVVALVGLYVVLQRRRARYAARFTNVALLGSLVPKRPGWRRHVAFGLVAAGLALLVTSLAQPSTEVRVPRERATVVMAVDVSLSMRASDVEPDRFQAMQVAAQEFVEVLPERINLGLVAFAGTAATLVTPTTDRDEVSTAIENLELAEATAIGDAIFTSLTAISNYQATLASEGMEAPPARIVLLSDGYSTVGREATQAIDAANAASVPVSTIAFGTDYGTLDINGERVPVPVDRATLEQIAEETDGSYSEAASAEELSEVFEDLGSQIGYTTEPQDISPWFVRGGVLFAFLGVVASLLWTNRLL, from the coding sequence ATGACCTTCCAGTCCCCGTGGTGGCTGGCCGCGCTGCTGGCGGTGGTGGCCCTCGTCGGCCTCTACGTGGTGCTGCAGCGCCGCCGGGCGAGGTACGCGGCCCGCTTCACGAACGTGGCGCTGCTCGGTTCGCTGGTGCCCAAGCGCCCCGGCTGGCGCCGGCACGTCGCGTTCGGGCTCGTCGCCGCCGGCCTGGCGCTGCTGGTCACCTCGCTGGCCCAGCCCAGCACCGAGGTCCGGGTGCCCCGGGAACGCGCCACGGTGGTCATGGCCGTCGACGTCTCGCTGTCGATGCGGGCCAGCGACGTCGAGCCGGACCGGTTCCAGGCGATGCAGGTCGCGGCCCAGGAGTTCGTCGAGGTGCTGCCGGAACGGATCAACCTGGGGCTGGTCGCCTTCGCCGGGACGGCGGCCACCCTGGTCACCCCGACCACCGACCGGGACGAGGTGAGCACCGCGATCGAGAACCTGGAACTGGCCGAGGCGACGGCGATCGGGGACGCGATCTTCACCTCGCTGACCGCCATCAGCAACTACCAGGCGACGCTGGCCTCGGAGGGCATGGAGGCGCCGCCGGCCCGGATCGTGCTGCTCTCCGACGGGTACAGCACCGTGGGCCGGGAGGCGACCCAGGCGATCGACGCGGCGAACGCCGCCTCGGTCCCGGTCTCCACGATCGCGTTCGGCACCGACTACGGCACGCTGGACATCAACGGCGAGCGGGTGCCGGTGCCGGTCGACCGGGCCACGCTGGAGCAGATCGCCGAGGAGACCGACGGCAGCTACAGCGAGGCGGCCAGCGCCGAGGAGCTGTCGGAGGTGTTCGAGGACCTGGGCAGCCAGATCGGCTACACCACCGAGCCGCAGGACATCAGCCCCTGGTTCGTCCGCGGCGGCGTCCTGTTCGCCTTCCTCGGTGTCGTCGCGTCGCTGCTCTGGACCAACCGGCTGCTCTGA
- a CDS encoding phosphatase PAP2 family protein — protein MSLAETTGTTASPVGLPVLPVARYRGARLLGTGGLLAAFVATCLVTGLPTDRLVLLGWVLAVLAVQSLGRGWSALLRLLVDWLPLAGVLLLYDLSRGFADGLGVPVAVGELAAADRWLTGGVLPTVWLQEHWGADGWAVFASLVYSSHFVVTPVVLGVFWLRDRDRWAGYARLVVGLSAAGLVTYVLYPAAPPWLAAKDGVIEHVDRLSNSGWAVLGLHKAGALLSSGQGQVNQVAAVPSLHTAFAVLTALVLLPVAHRVWQRAALVGYAVAMPVVLVWSGEHYVVDTLLGAVYAGAVWFLLPRLVAAVAHAVRRPGGAPQPVAGAARPEAVTDRPETVAAQPEVGAAAPDVVAAQPEVGAPQSDVVAA, from the coding sequence ATGAGCCTCGCGGAGACCACGGGAACGACGGCGTCCCCGGTCGGCCTGCCGGTCCTCCCGGTCGCCCGGTACCGCGGTGCGCGCCTGCTGGGCACCGGCGGGCTGCTGGCCGCCTTCGTCGCCACCTGCCTCGTCACCGGCCTGCCGACCGACCGGCTGGTGCTGCTCGGCTGGGTGCTCGCCGTGCTGGCGGTGCAGTCGCTGGGGCGGGGGTGGTCGGCGCTGCTGCGGCTGCTCGTGGACTGGCTGCCGCTGGCCGGGGTGCTGCTGCTCTACGACCTCAGCCGCGGGTTCGCCGACGGCCTCGGCGTGCCGGTGGCCGTGGGGGAGCTCGCGGCCGCCGACCGGTGGCTCACCGGTGGCGTGCTGCCCACCGTGTGGCTGCAGGAGCACTGGGGCGCCGACGGGTGGGCGGTGTTCGCGTCACTGGTCTACAGCAGCCACTTCGTGGTGACGCCGGTGGTGCTCGGCGTGTTCTGGCTGCGCGACCGGGATCGCTGGGCCGGCTACGCCCGCCTGGTGGTCGGGCTGTCGGCAGCCGGGCTGGTCACCTACGTGCTCTACCCGGCGGCGCCGCCCTGGCTGGCCGCGAAGGACGGCGTCATCGAGCACGTGGACCGGCTGAGCAACTCCGGCTGGGCGGTGCTGGGGCTGCACAAGGCCGGTGCCCTGCTCTCCTCCGGGCAGGGGCAGGTCAACCAGGTGGCGGCGGTGCCCTCGCTGCACACCGCCTTCGCCGTCCTGACCGCGCTGGTGCTGCTGCCGGTCGCGCACCGGGTCTGGCAGCGGGCGGCGCTGGTGGGCTACGCGGTGGCCATGCCTGTCGTGCTGGTGTGGTCCGGGGAGCACTACGTGGTGGACACGCTCCTCGGGGCGGTCTACGCCGGGGCGGTGTGGTTCCTGCTGCCGCGGCTGGTCGCCGCGGTCGCCCACGCGGTCCGGCGTCCGGGTGGCGCGCCGCAGCCGGTGGCCGGCGCAGCCCGGCCGGAGGCCGTGACCGACCGACCGGAGACCGTGGCTGCCCAGCCCGAGGTCGGGGCTGCCGCGCCGGACGTCGTGGCTGCCCAGCCCGAGGTCGGGGCTCCCCAATCGGACGTCGTGGCTGCCTAG
- a CDS encoding glycosyltransferase family 2 protein: MTELVVHGMRRATDRVQLLARGTEVPPDISSLLPDDWAEQASTSERRTATISCIIPAYNEEGTIADVLTSLLAQTRLPDVIHVIINNTDDDTPEIARSFEGPHERTVKGELFRTVVHVHDIGENPDKKVGALNVGFYLSRGFDYILGVDGDTTLDRRCVEWLEKEMVTDPRIGGLSAIYSFDKTKLSGAMSRFLVSGQRAQFAGFNMDNLVRGRNMAVLGGQCSLFSVRALETVMYRHHQSAPWVRDSEVEDSKLSLQIKDAGFNTKISARARAFVGPMTNLRALHGQQVKWNFGGIDLLWPGQRGDNKGQPLHPNLRLRWYENIAMLFNISTRMAFVLLLAAALSIDAFVFNPVWLIPPVVATLLNLRIAASMHDKSASDIFYALLVAPAELYMWIRMGHFVSAWVQFLARVEKDNWAAQAAAERGRGSAYVMPALCAVATFLVLIFAWSQQSISVQSAILSIGWPVLYLVTVLQTLFMIKKLVRRQRGFSV, from the coding sequence GTGACCGAGCTCGTCGTCCACGGCATGCGGCGGGCCACCGACCGCGTCCAGCTCCTGGCCCGCGGCACCGAGGTGCCGCCGGACATCTCCTCGCTGCTGCCCGACGACTGGGCCGAGCAGGCCTCGACCAGCGAGCGCCGCACCGCCACGATCAGCTGCATCATCCCCGCCTACAACGAGGAGGGGACGATCGCCGACGTCCTCACCTCCCTGCTCGCGCAGACCCGGCTGCCCGACGTCATCCACGTGATCATCAACAACACCGACGACGACACCCCGGAGATCGCCCGCAGCTTCGAGGGGCCGCACGAGCGGACGGTGAAGGGCGAGCTGTTCCGCACCGTGGTGCACGTGCACGACATCGGCGAGAACCCGGACAAGAAGGTCGGCGCGCTCAACGTCGGCTTCTACCTCAGCCGCGGCTTCGACTACATCCTCGGCGTGGACGGCGACACCACCCTGGACCGCCGGTGCGTGGAGTGGCTGGAGAAGGAGATGGTCACCGACCCCCGGATCGGTGGGCTCTCGGCCATCTACAGCTTCGACAAGACCAAGCTCTCCGGGGCCATGTCCCGCTTCCTGGTGTCCGGGCAGCGCGCCCAGTTCGCCGGCTTCAACATGGACAACCTGGTCCGCGGCCGGAACATGGCCGTGCTCGGCGGGCAGTGCAGCCTGTTCAGCGTCCGGGCGCTGGAGACGGTCATGTACCGCCACCACCAGTCCGCCCCCTGGGTGCGCGACTCCGAGGTCGAGGACTCCAAGCTCTCCCTGCAGATCAAGGACGCCGGCTTCAACACCAAGATCAGCGCACGGGCGCGTGCCTTCGTCGGGCCGATGACGAACCTGCGGGCGCTGCACGGCCAGCAGGTGAAGTGGAACTTCGGCGGCATCGACCTGCTCTGGCCGGGCCAGCGCGGCGACAACAAGGGCCAGCCGCTGCACCCCAACCTCCGGCTGCGCTGGTACGAGAACATCGCGATGCTGTTCAACATCAGCACCCGGATGGCGTTCGTGCTGCTGCTCGCGGCCGCCCTCTCCATCGACGCGTTCGTCTTCAACCCGGTCTGGCTCATCCCCCCGGTCGTGGCGACGCTGCTCAACCTCCGGATCGCCGCGTCGATGCACGACAAGAGCGCCTCGGACATCTTCTACGCCCTGCTGGTCGCCCCGGCCGAGCTGTACATGTGGATCCGGATGGGCCACTTCGTGTCCGCGTGGGTGCAGTTCCTGGCCCGGGTGGAGAAGGACAACTGGGCGGCGCAGGCAGCCGCCGAGCGCGGCCGCGGCTCGGCCTACGTGATGCCCGCCCTCTGCGCCGTCGCCACGTTCCTCGTGCTGATCTTCGCGTGGAGCCAGCAGAGCATCTCCGTGCAGTCCGCGATCCTGTCGATCGGCTGGCCGGTGCTCTACCTGGTGACCGTCCTGCAGACGCTCTTCATGATCAAGAAGCTGGTCCGCCGGCAGCGCGGCTTCAGCGTGTGA